In the Streptomyces sp. SJL17-4 genome, AGGCCGACCAGGCCCACCAGGTGCGGCTCCTCGCCGCCGAGCTCGGAGAGCACGGCATCCGCGTCAACGGCGTCAACCCGGACGGTGTGGTGCGCGGCTCGGGCATCTTCGCCGCCGGCTGGGGTGCGCAGCGTGCGGCGACGTACGGCATCGAGGAGGAGAAGCTCGGCGAGTTCTACGCCCAGCGCACCATCCTCAAGCGCGAGGTGCTGCCCGAGCACGTCGCGAACGCCGTGTTCGCGCTGACCGGCGGCGAGCTGACCCACACCACCGGCCTTCTCGTCCCGGTCGACGCGGGCGTCGCCGCCGCCTTCCTGCGATGAACGGTCGTACGAAGGCGTTCGCCGCGGTCGACCTCGGCGCGTCCAGCGGGCGCGTCATGGTCGGCCACGTCGGGCCGGAAACCCTCCACGTCTCCGTGGCGCACCGCTTCCCCAACCGGCCCGTCCGCCTGCCCGAAGGCCTGCGGTGGGACATCCTCGGGCTGTACGCGGGTGTGCTCGACGGCCTGCGTGCCGCCGGCCAGGTCGACTCCGTCGGCATCGACAGCTGGGCCGTCGACTACGGCCTGCTCGACGGCGACGGGGCGCTGCTGGGCAACCCGGTGCACTACCGCGACACCCGCACGGAGGGCGTCGCGGAGAAGGCGTGGACGACCGTGCCGGCCGCCGAGCTGTACGCGGCGACCGGCATCCAGTACGCCCCGTTCAACACCCTCTATCAGCTCACGGCGGCCCGCGAGACCAGTCAACTCGCATGCGCCGAACGACTGTTGCTGATCCCCGACCTGATCTCGTACTGGCTCACCGGTGAGCAGGGCACCGAGCTGACCAACGCCTCCACCACCCAGCTCGTGGATCCCCGGACGCGCGACTGGTCCTACGACACGGCCGCCCGCCTGGGCATCGACCTGGAGCTGTTCGCCCCGCTGCGGCAGCCGGGCGATCCGGCCGGGCTGCTGCGGCCGGAGGTGCTGAAGGAGACGGGGCTCCAGGGACCGGTGCCGGTGACGGCCGTGGGCTCGCACGACACGGCCTCCGCGGTGGCCGCCGTCCCCGCGACCGAGCGGAACTTCGCGTACATCTGCACGGGCACCTGGTCCCTGGCCGGCCTGGAGCTGGACGCGCCCGTGCTGACCGAGGCCGGCCGCGCCGCCAACTTCACCAACGAGCTGGGCATCGACGGCACGGTCCGCTACCTGCGCAACATCATGGGTCTGTGGCTGCTCCAGGAGTGCATGCGCGACTGGGGCCTGGCCGATGTCGTCCCCCTGCTGCGCGAGGCCGCCCGGGTGCCGGGCCTCCCCGCGGTGGTGGACGCGGCCGACCCGGTGTTCCTGGCCCCCGGCGGCATGCCACAGCGCATCCAGGCGGCGTGCCGTGCCACCGGCCGGCCCGTCCCGGAGACGCCGGCCGAGATCACCCGGTGCATCCTCGACTCCCTCGCCCTCGCTCACCGCAAGGCGATCGAGGACGCGCAGCGACTCGCCGACCGCCCGGCCGACGTGGTCCACATCGTCGGCGGCGGCGCCCGCAACGCGCTGCTGTGCCAACTGACCGCCGACGCCTGCGGACTGCCGGTCGTCGCCGGACCGGCCGAATCCGCGGTCCTCGGCAACGTCCTGGTGCAGGCGCGCGCCCACGGCGTGGTCGGGGATCTCGCCTCGATGCGCGGCCTGCTGGCCCGTACCCGGTCGCTGACCACTTACGAGCCCCGGGGCGACCGGGCAGAGTGGGACGCGGCGGCCCGGCGGATCGCCCGCTGACGCCACCCCCTGAACACTCAGGGTGGGCATGGAAACCGACAACCGTGCCCACCCGGTCCCCGCACACCGAGAAGAAGGAGCCGCGATGCGTGTCGCTCTGTTCTTGACCTGTGTCAACGACACGCTCTATCCGGACACCGGCCGGGCCGTGGTGAGGCTCCTGTCCCGCCTGGGCGTGGACGTCGACTTCCCCGCGGGCCAGACCTGCTGCGGACAGGCCCACTACAACACCGGCTACCGGCACGAGGCCGAGCCCCTCGCGCTCCGCTACGCCGAGGTCTTCGCCGGCTACGACGCGATCGTGACCCCGTCCGGGTCCTGTGGCGCCATGGTCCGTGAGCTGTACCCGCGCATGGGCGAGCGCGCCCGCGCGGAGGGCCGCGGCGACACGCTCGCCCGCAGTCTCGCGCCGGTCGTACCGAAGACGTACGAGCTGACCGAGTTCCTGGTGGACGTGCTCGGGGTGACGGACGTCGGCGCGTACTACCCGCACAAGGTCACCTACCACCCGACCTGCCACGGCCTGCGCGGTCTGGGCCTGGGCGGCCGCCCGTACCAGCTGCTGCAGGCGGTCAAGGGCCTGGACTTGGTGGAGCTGCCCGGCGCGGAGGAGTGCTGCGGCTTCGGCGGCACCTTCGCGGTGAAGAACTCCGACGTCTCGGCCGCCATGGGCTCGGACAAGGTGCGCAGTGCCGAGTCGACGGGTGCCGAGGTGCTGTGCGCGGCAGACAACTCGTGCCTGATGCACATCGGAGGGACGATGTCGCGGCTCAAGGTGGGCATGCGGCCCGTCCACATCGCGGAGATCCTGGCGAGTACGGAGAAGGAGCCCCTGCTGTGAGCGGTACGTTCGTCGGAATGCCGGCCTTCCCGAAGGCGGCGCACGACGCGGTCAACAACCCCACCCTGCGGGGCAACCTCCGCCACGCCACCCACACCATCCGCGACAAGCGCGCGGCCGCCGTCGCCGAACTCGACGACTGGGCGCAGCTGCGCGAGGCCGGCAAGCAGATCAAGGACCACACGCTCCGCCATCTCGACCGTTACCTGGTCCAGCTGGAGGAGTCGGTGACGGCCGCGGGCGGCACCGTCCACTGGGCGGCCGATGCGGACGAGGCCAACAGGATCGTCGCCGACCTGGTCAAGGCCACCGGCGAGACCGAGGTCGTCAAGGTCAAGTCCATGGCGACCCAGGAGATCGGCCTCAACGAAGCCCTCGAAGCCGAGGGCATCGCCGCCTACGAGACCGACCTCGCCGAGCTCATCGTCCAGTTGGGCAAGGACCGGCCCTCGCACATCCTGGTCCCGGCGATCCACCGCAACCGAGGCGAGATCCGCGACATCTTCGCCCGGGAGATGAGCGAATGGGGCCGGGCCGCACCCGTAGGCCTCACCGACAACCCCGCCGATCTCGCCGACGCCGCGCGGCTGCACCTGCGGGACAAGTTCCTCCGGGCCAAGGTCGGCGTGTCGGGCGCCAACTTCATGGTCGCCGAGACCGGCACGCTGGTCGTCGTGGAGTCCGAGGGCAACGGACGGATGTGTCTGACGCTCCCCGAGACCCTGATCTCGGTCGTCGGCATCGAGAAGGTCGTGCCGACCTGGCGCGACCTGGAGGTGTTCCTCCAGACCCTGCCGCGCTCCTCGACCGCCGAGCGGATGAACCCGTACACGAGCATGTGGACGGGGACGAGCGAGGACGACGGTCCCAGCGACTTCCACCTCGTCCTCCTCGACAACGGGCGCACCGACACCCTCGCCGACGAGGTCGGCCGCCAGGCCCTGCGCTGCATCCGCTGCTCGGCCTGTCTCAACGTCTGCCCGGTGTACGAGCGGGCCGGAGGCCACGCGTACGGTTCGGTCTACCCGGGCCCGATCGGCGCGATCCTGAGCCCCCAGCTCCGCGGCACGCAGAGCGAGGTCGACGCCTCGCTGCCGTACGCCTCCTCCCTGTGCGGCGCCTGCTACGACGTCTGCCCCGTCGCCATCGACATCCCCGAGGTCCTGGTGCATCTGCGGGAGCGGATCGCCCAGGGCGGGCCGGTGACCCGCGAGGGCAACAAGGCCGTCCTGAAGCCGGCCAAGGGGCATGCCGCCGAGCGTGCGGCGATGCGGGCGGCGCGCTGGGCCTTCGGCCGCCCCGGTGCGCTGCGGGCCGGACAGCGACTGGCCTCACGCACGCGGAAGCTGCATCCACGGACGCTGCCGGGCCCCGGCAAGGCGTGGAGCGCGACGCGGGACCTGCCGCCGGTCCCGGCGGAGCCGTTCCGCGACTGGTGGCAGCGCACGGATGGCGGGAAGAAGAGCGACGGCGATAAGAAGACCGACGGCGTGAGGAAGACCGACGGCGTGACGAAGGACGGGAAATGAGCAGCAGGGACCGGATCCTCGGCCGGGTGCGGCGCGCGCTCGCCGACGTACCGCCGGACGACACGTCGTACGAACAGGCCGTCGATCGCTCCTACCTGCGCGTCCACGGCGATCTGGACGTTGAGCAGACCGTGGACCTCCTCGCGGAGAACCTGGCGGACTATCGCGCGATCGTGCGCCGTTGCACGGAGGACGAGCTGGCGAGGACGATCGCGGCGATGCTGGCCGCCCGGGGAGCGGCGACGGTGCTCGCCCCACCGGGCCTGGATCCCGCCTGGCTCTCGGCGACCGATGTCGTGCAGGTTCCGGACCGGGCGGATTCCACCCCCCACGACCTCGACCGGATCGACAGCGTGGTCACCGCCTGCGCGGTGGCCATCGCGGAGACGGGCACCATCGTGCTCGACGCCGGCCCCGGTCAGGGCCGCCGCCGCGTCACGCTGGTCCCCGACCACCACATCTGCGTGGTGCGCGTCCCGGACCAGGTGGTCTCCTCCCTCCCCGAGGCCCTCGAACGCCTCGACCCGACGCGCCCGTCGACCTGGATCTCCGGCCCCTCGGCGACCAGTGACATCGAACTGGACCGCGTCGAAGGCGTCCATGGGCCGCGCACCCTGGAGGTCGTACTGGTGAGTGATCCGCCAGGCGTCGCCGCGTAACCACAGGGCGGAACACGACAATTCAGCCGGCGGTCAGGGGCGGCGGTCAGGGGCGGGGGCCAACGGGCTCGCCCGGGCCTCCGCCACATCCACAGGACCGGCCTGGTCCACCGTGCTCCGAAGCCGTCCACTGCGCCGTGTCGGCCATCGTCACCGTGGCCCCTCGGGACCGACGCTTCGGCGCGGTGTCGTGGCCCACCCACCGGACCTCGGTATCTGTCACGGCCACAGCGCCTTCGGCATCCCGTCCCGCGGGGAGGGACCGTCTGCGGATCCTCACCCAGCGCGGCGTGCCCCTGTCGGAGCCGAGCGGATCCGCTCCGGCCGGGCGAGTCGGGTGGCCGGGTGGGCGTTGTGGGCGTTGCATGGAAGCCAGCGCAGTCCACCGTCTCGTCGAATGGGCGTTCACAGTGGTTGGTGAGGATCACCCGGACACCGGGTCCGCGATGGAGGGGCTGGAGGACGCCGTACTGGACGCGCTGTTCTCCCAGTCGCCCGTGGGCCTGCACGTCTACGACCGGGAGCTGCGGCTGATGCGGGTGAACACAGCCGCCGGGATGATGCGGGAGTTCTCGGCCGAGCGGCTGCTCGGCCGTTCGCTGCCGGAGATCCTGCGGTCCTTCGACATCACCGACCCGGCGGTCGTGGAACGGACAGCCCGGCGCGTCCTGGAAACCGGGAAGACCGAGCTCGATCTGAGCATCCGTGTCCGGGACCGACGCGACCCCGCGATCGTGGCAGTCGTCTCGGCGTCCGTGTTCCGGCTGCAGCGGGCCGACGGCGCCGTGCTGGGTCTGGCCGCCGCGCTGACCGACGTCACCGCCCGGTGGCGGGCGGAAGCGGAGGTGCGCCTGCTGAACGACGCGGCCGCACGGATCGGTACCACGCTCGACGTCTTTCGTACGGCGGCCGAGTTCTGCGAGGTCGCCTCTCCGGCCCTGGCCGACACCGTGACCGTCGACGTCTACGACGCGGTCCTGCGCGGCAGGGCTCCCGCCGCGGACGCGGCCGACCGGGATCCCACTCTTCGGCGGGCCGGGTACCGCTCGGTCGCCGGACTGGACCACGAGGGCGTCCCCGTCGTCGGCGAGGTCGACGTGTACCCGATCGGCACGCCTCACCGCACGGTCCTGGACACCTTGGCACCCAAGCTGATCCGACAACTGCGCCCGGACTCCGGCTGGCTCGATCCCGCACGCCCTCGTGATGCCCGGCTCCTGAGCGCGGGGGTGCACTCGATGCTGTTGGTCCCGATCCGAGCGCGGGGTGTGGTGCTCGGCCTGGCCTGCTTCTACCGGTGGCGTAATCCTGCCCCGTTCGACCACCGCGACCTGCGACTCGCGCGGCAGCTCACCACTCACGCGGCCCAGTGCCTGGACAACGCCCGCCTCTACGGGCGTGAGCGCTCGGCGGCCCGCATCCTGTCCGGGGGTTTCGCCCAGGCGCGGGCCTCTGTCGACACGGCCGTCGAACTCGCCCACACCCATCTGCCGGCCGGCACGGGTGGTGGCTGGTTCGACGCCATCCCGCTCTCCGGATCCCGGGTCGCCCTCGTCGCCGGGGACACCACTTCCGGGACATCGGGCCCGGCGGCGATGAGCGAGGTCCGCGCGGCGATCGAGGCGCTGGCCGACCTCGATCTGCCGCCGGACGAGATCCTCCTCCGCCTCCACGACCTGGCCAGCCGCCCCAGTACGCTCTCGGAGGCGACGGGGCCCGACGGCGGTGACGCGGCTCCCGCGACCTGCCTCTGCCTCGTCTACGACCCGGTCACCCGCCTGTGCACCGCGGCGAGTGCGGGACATCCGTCACCGGTCCTGGTGCATCCGGGCGGAGACGTCGAGCTGCTCGATGTGGCGGCGGGGCCCCCGCTGGGCCAGGGGCTCGCGGACTACGCGCTCACCGAGCGTGCCCTGCCCGAGGGCACCATGCTGCTGATCTACAACACCGAGCTGCTGACCGGTTCCGTCGGCGGTGCCGAGGAATCGCTGCTGAGCCTGCTGAGCGACCTGTTCGCCGTACCGCGGCCCTCCCTTCAAGCCGCGTGCGACGCGTGTGCGGAGGCCCTCGCGCCCCAGCAGCCCCCTCGCGACGCCTACCTGCTGCTCGCCCGTACGCGGACCCTGGACGGCTCCCGTACAAGAGCCTGGACGTTTCCCAACACCCCGGAGAGCGCCGCGCAGGCCCGCCGGCGAGCCGCGGACCAACTCGCCGAGTGGGGACTGACCCAGGACGTCATCGACGACACCGCGCTCGTGGTCAGCGAGCTGGTCACCAACTCCGTGCGCTACGCGAAGGGGCCGATCCGGCTGCGCCTCATCCGCGACAGCTCGCTCGTGTGCGAGGTCACCGACGACAGCAATGCCAGTCCCCACCTCCGGCGCGCCTTGGACACGGACGAGAACGGCCGGGGCCTGTTCATCACGGCCCAGCTCACCCAGCGCTGGGGCGTGAGACCCTCCGGACGGGGCAAGACGCTCTGGGCCGAACGCATCCTCGCAGCGACTCCGACTCCGACTCCGACTCCGACTCCGGCTCCGGCTCCGGCTCCGGCTCCCGCCTCCGGACACGGCCACGCCGCCGAGGCCTAGGAGCGGCCGGATTCGGGCTCGTCCAGGGTGATCGCCCCGGAGGGACAGACGCCGGCGGCCAATTGCGCGGCCGCGCGATGGGCGGTGGGCGGCTCGGCGTGCAGCAGGAGTACGAGGCCGTCGTCCTCGTCCTGGTCGAACACCTCGGGGGCGGTCATCGCGCACATCCCGGCACCGATGCAGCGCTCACGGTCTACGCGCAGGCGGGCTCAGACGAGGGCGGTGGCCAGCAGGGCGAAGGCGGCGATGATGACGGCGACGCGGACGTAGTGGAGGCGGTCCCAGCGGTTCTTCTGCTGCTTCCAGTCGGCGGGCCGGTTCTCGGGGGTCCAGGTCTTGCCCCGGTTGTTGATCGGTACGAGCAGCAGGATCGACATGATCACGCTGAGGGCCAGCAGTGCGCCGGCGGTGACGACGAACTGGGTGCCGGGGTCGTGCCACGCGGCGGCGGCCCAGGCCGCGACCAGGATGAGCGAGGAGATGTACCAGACCGGCATCACGGCGCCGAGCATCCGGCCCCCGTGGGCGCGGCCGAGTATGCCGCTGTCCTCGGGGAGGGCGTTGAGGATCGGGTTGATGACGAAGGCGACGGAGAACTCCACCCCCACCATCACGCCGACGACCACGGTGGTGACGACCTGAAGTGCGTTGAGCATGATGACCCCTCCTGGGATCTAGCGCCGCTAGCTGTCGAGGCAACGCTAGTGCTGCTGCCGCTCGATTGTCTAGCGATGCTAGGGTCGAGTTATGTCGGTACAGGAACGCAAGGAACGCGAACGGGCGGACCGCGAACGCCTCATCGTGGCCACGGCCCGCGAACTCGCCGAGCAGCAGGGCTGGGACGCGGTCACCACCCGCCGGCTCGCCGAGCGCATCGAATACAGCCAGCCCGTCCTCTACAGCCACTTCCGCGGCAAGCGCGAGATCATCGGCGCCGTCGCCCTCGACGGCGCCGCCGAGATGGCGGCGGCGCTGCGGGCCGCGTCCTCCGCCGCGTCCGCCGCCGCGACCTCTGCTGCGGATGGCCCGCGCGCCCGGGTCGCCGCCCTGGCCCGCGCCTATCTCGACTTCGCGGCACGCAACCCGGCGGTCTATGACGCGATGTTCCAGCTCGACGGCGGTCTGGCCTTCGCGGACGAGGACACGCCGGAGCCTCTCAAGGATGGGTTCGCCGCCCTGCTGGAGAGCCTCGACG is a window encoding:
- a CDS encoding (Fe-S)-binding protein: MRVALFLTCVNDTLYPDTGRAVVRLLSRLGVDVDFPAGQTCCGQAHYNTGYRHEAEPLALRYAEVFAGYDAIVTPSGSCGAMVRELYPRMGERARAEGRGDTLARSLAPVVPKTYELTEFLVDVLGVTDVGAYYPHKVTYHPTCHGLRGLGLGGRPYQLLQAVKGLDLVELPGAEECCGFGGTFAVKNSDVSAAMGSDKVRSAESTGAEVLCAADNSCLMHIGGTMSRLKVGMRPVHIAEILASTEKEPLL
- a CDS encoding DUF1772 domain-containing protein, with amino-acid sequence MLNALQVVTTVVVGVMVGVEFSVAFVINPILNALPEDSGILGRAHGGRMLGAVMPVWYISSLILVAAWAAAAWHDPGTQFVVTAGALLALSVIMSILLLVPINNRGKTWTPENRPADWKQQKNRWDRLHYVRVAVIIAAFALLATALV
- a CDS encoding LutB/LldF family L-lactate oxidation iron-sulfur protein, translated to MPAFPKAAHDAVNNPTLRGNLRHATHTIRDKRAAAVAELDDWAQLREAGKQIKDHTLRHLDRYLVQLEESVTAAGGTVHWAADADEANRIVADLVKATGETEVVKVKSMATQEIGLNEALEAEGIAAYETDLAELIVQLGKDRPSHILVPAIHRNRGEIRDIFAREMSEWGRAAPVGLTDNPADLADAARLHLRDKFLRAKVGVSGANFMVAETGTLVVVESEGNGRMCLTLPETLISVVGIEKVVPTWRDLEVFLQTLPRSSTAERMNPYTSMWTGTSEDDGPSDFHLVLLDNGRTDTLADEVGRQALRCIRCSACLNVCPVYERAGGHAYGSVYPGPIGAILSPQLRGTQSEVDASLPYASSLCGACYDVCPVAIDIPEVLVHLRERIAQGGPVTREGNKAVLKPAKGHAAERAAMRAARWAFGRPGALRAGQRLASRTRKLHPRTLPGPGKAWSATRDLPPVPAEPFRDWWQRTDGGKKSDGDKKTDGVRKTDGVTKDGK
- a CDS encoding LUD domain-containing protein; translated protein: MSSRDRILGRVRRALADVPPDDTSYEQAVDRSYLRVHGDLDVEQTVDLLAENLADYRAIVRRCTEDELARTIAAMLAARGAATVLAPPGLDPAWLSATDVVQVPDRADSTPHDLDRIDSVVTACAVAIAETGTIVLDAGPGQGRRRVTLVPDHHICVVRVPDQVVSSLPEALERLDPTRPSTWISGPSATSDIELDRVEGVHGPRTLEVVLVSDPPGVAA
- a CDS encoding SpoIIE family protein phosphatase, with the translated sequence MEGLEDAVLDALFSQSPVGLHVYDRELRLMRVNTAAGMMREFSAERLLGRSLPEILRSFDITDPAVVERTARRVLETGKTELDLSIRVRDRRDPAIVAVVSASVFRLQRADGAVLGLAAALTDVTARWRAEAEVRLLNDAAARIGTTLDVFRTAAEFCEVASPALADTVTVDVYDAVLRGRAPAADAADRDPTLRRAGYRSVAGLDHEGVPVVGEVDVYPIGTPHRTVLDTLAPKLIRQLRPDSGWLDPARPRDARLLSAGVHSMLLVPIRARGVVLGLACFYRWRNPAPFDHRDLRLARQLTTHAAQCLDNARLYGRERSAARILSGGFAQARASVDTAVELAHTHLPAGTGGGWFDAIPLSGSRVALVAGDTTSGTSGPAAMSEVRAAIEALADLDLPPDEILLRLHDLASRPSTLSEATGPDGGDAAPATCLCLVYDPVTRLCTAASAGHPSPVLVHPGGDVELLDVAAGPPLGQGLADYALTERALPEGTMLLIYNTELLTGSVGGAEESLLSLLSDLFAVPRPSLQAACDACAEALAPQQPPRDAYLLLARTRTLDGSRTRAWTFPNTPESAAQARRRAADQLAEWGLTQDVIDDTALVVSELVTNSVRYAKGPIRLRLIRDSSLVCEVTDDSNASPHLRRALDTDENGRGLFITAQLTQRWGVRPSGRGKTLWAERILAATPTPTPTPTPAPAPAPAPASGHGHAAEA
- a CDS encoding rhamnulokinase family protein, whose product is MNGRTKAFAAVDLGASSGRVMVGHVGPETLHVSVAHRFPNRPVRLPEGLRWDILGLYAGVLDGLRAAGQVDSVGIDSWAVDYGLLDGDGALLGNPVHYRDTRTEGVAEKAWTTVPAAELYAATGIQYAPFNTLYQLTAARETSQLACAERLLLIPDLISYWLTGEQGTELTNASTTQLVDPRTRDWSYDTAARLGIDLELFAPLRQPGDPAGLLRPEVLKETGLQGPVPVTAVGSHDTASAVAAVPATERNFAYICTGTWSLAGLELDAPVLTEAGRAANFTNELGIDGTVRYLRNIMGLWLLQECMRDWGLADVVPLLREAARVPGLPAVVDAADPVFLAPGGMPQRIQAACRATGRPVPETPAEITRCILDSLALAHRKAIEDAQRLADRPADVVHIVGGGARNALLCQLTADACGLPVVAGPAESAVLGNVLVQARAHGVVGDLASMRGLLARTRSLTTYEPRGDRAEWDAAARRIAR
- a CDS encoding ferredoxin, which gives rise to MRVDRERCIGAGMCAMTAPEVFDQDEDDGLVLLLHAEPPTAHRAAAQLAAGVCPSGAITLDEPESGRS
- a CDS encoding TetR/AcrR family transcriptional regulator; amino-acid sequence: MSVQERKERERADRERLIVATARELAEQQGWDAVTTRRLAERIEYSQPVLYSHFRGKREIIGAVALDGAAEMAAALRAASSAASAAATSAADGPRARVAALARAYLDFAARNPAVYDAMFQLDGGLAFADEDTPEPLKDGFAALLESLDEVAGDGVHPGLFTEVFWAALHGLATLTRAGRLPPQDAELRTQLLVDRLAIV